The proteins below come from a single Zhouia spongiae genomic window:
- a CDS encoding DEAD/DEAH box helicase family protein: MLKDCEWSKDRDYKTGSENEPLQFYLDGLANSNQFSLLLGYFSSSAINLLSVGFATFISKGGKMKMVINHLLSSKDKEAITNANNEPQSKVFDLMDVVSLGKVLDEYDTHFFECLTYLISEKRIEIKVIKPKNGKGIAHYKSGVFSDGQDSVGYKASCNFTLYGLSENLEELEAFLSWENGRSNTLIKKQRKLIDAYFSEKDEDVEYIPVDEIEVVLKDKFGKKDINELLVQEEQLLKKKKSLISNPKLKKTITKLFNQIDIIRRTPKFPYKEGPREYQINAYNEWVSNNHKGVFAMATGTGKTITSLNCLLNEYKRTNVYRAIITVPTTALVEQWKKECTKFNFKNIITVSSKENWDNNLAFFNTASKLIETSFVVIVTYASLPRKKFQSYFTQLPNDTILIADEAHNLGSQGLLRILPTVHLEKRIGLSATPHRKFDELGNQAIQEFFNDEPPYIVSYSMEEALQIGWLCSYTYYPHVVKLTARELEEYRKLSLQLLRMGMFDKETGAFKSSPEIERLLLQRKRIIHKAANKLDAFKKILNNEYDERGNLKYTLVYVPEGVESNFENADFSIETDEENRLINEYTKAVSQTDDSIMVKQFTSNSINREDILKSFESGSTHVLTSMKCLDEGVDVPRSELAIFCASTGNPRQFIQRRGRVLRLHDDKTHAIIHDLVVVPEIGSEENTFEMEKGLVKKELERVVDFANLAMNKSDTYGTLKNILDYYSLNLNDL; the protein is encoded by the coding sequence ATGCTTAAAGACTGCGAATGGTCAAAAGATCGAGATTATAAAACAGGTTCGGAAAATGAACCGCTTCAATTTTATTTAGACGGGTTGGCCAATAGCAATCAGTTTAGCTTATTGTTAGGCTATTTCAGTTCTTCTGCCATCAACCTGCTTTCCGTTGGTTTTGCCACCTTCATCAGTAAGGGCGGTAAGATGAAAATGGTTATAAACCATTTGCTTTCCTCAAAAGACAAAGAAGCGATTACAAACGCAAATAATGAACCTCAAAGTAAGGTTTTTGATTTAATGGATGTTGTTTCCTTGGGAAAAGTTTTGGATGAATATGATACTCATTTTTTTGAGTGTCTAACTTATCTCATTTCTGAAAAACGAATTGAAATCAAAGTGATTAAACCAAAAAATGGAAAAGGAATAGCCCATTACAAATCTGGAGTTTTTAGTGATGGACAAGATTCGGTAGGTTATAAGGCATCCTGCAATTTCACCCTTTATGGATTATCAGAAAATTTAGAGGAACTAGAAGCCTTTCTAAGTTGGGAAAATGGCAGATCAAACACCTTGATAAAAAAACAACGGAAATTGATTGATGCTTATTTTTCTGAAAAGGATGAAGACGTAGAGTATATTCCTGTGGACGAGATAGAAGTTGTACTTAAGGATAAGTTTGGTAAAAAAGATATTAACGAACTACTTGTTCAAGAAGAACAACTCTTAAAAAAGAAAAAAAGTCTCATCTCAAATCCTAAACTAAAAAAAACGATTACAAAACTTTTCAATCAAATCGACATCATTCGCAGAACACCTAAATTTCCTTATAAAGAAGGTCCTAGAGAATACCAGATTAATGCATATAATGAATGGGTTTCGAATAATCACAAAGGGGTTTTTGCAATGGCAACAGGGACAGGAAAAACAATCACTTCTCTTAACTGCCTTTTGAATGAATACAAAAGAACAAATGTCTATAGAGCCATTATAACAGTGCCCACTACTGCGTTAGTAGAGCAGTGGAAAAAGGAATGTACCAAGTTTAACTTCAAAAATATTATTACTGTAAGCTCTAAGGAAAATTGGGACAATAACCTTGCTTTCTTCAACACAGCATCAAAACTTATTGAAACATCCTTTGTTGTCATTGTTACATACGCTTCCTTGCCGAGAAAGAAGTTTCAGAGCTATTTTACCCAACTTCCTAATGATACTATCTTAATAGCAGACGAGGCCCATAACCTGGGTTCACAAGGCCTTCTGAGAATTTTACCAACTGTACATTTAGAGAAGAGGATAGGACTGTCTGCCACACCGCATAGAAAGTTTGATGAACTTGGAAACCAAGCCATTCAAGAATTTTTTAATGACGAACCGCCTTATATAGTTTCATATTCTATGGAAGAAGCCCTACAAATAGGATGGTTGTGCAGTTATACTTATTACCCGCACGTGGTTAAACTTACGGCTCGGGAATTGGAGGAGTATAGGAAATTATCCCTTCAATTATTGCGAATGGGAATGTTTGACAAAGAAACGGGGGCATTCAAAAGCAGTCCGGAAATTGAGAGATTGCTTCTTCAAAGAAAACGCATTATCCACAAAGCAGCCAATAAATTGGATGCTTTTAAAAAAATCCTTAACAACGAATATGATGAGCGTGGAAATCTAAAATATACGTTGGTTTATGTCCCAGAAGGAGTAGAATCAAATTTTGAAAATGCGGATTTTAGTATTGAAACAGATGAGGAAAACAGGTTGATAAATGAGTATACAAAAGCTGTTAGTCAAACCGACGATTCTATAATGGTAAAGCAATTCACTTCTAACTCTATTAATCGTGAAGACATACTGAAGAGTTTTGAATCTGGTAGTACTCACGTATTAACATCAATGAAGTGTTTGGATGAAGGTGTAGATGTTCCACGCTCAGAGTTAGCGATATTTTGTGCTAGCACAGGAAATCCAAGACAATTTATTCAACGCAGAGGAAGAGTTTTACGTTTACACGATGATAAAACCCACGCAATAATTCACGATTTAGTAGTAGTCCCAGAGATTGGCTCTGAAGAAAATACTTTTGAGATGGAAAAAGGATTGGTGAAGAAAGAACTCGAGAGAGTTGTTGACTTCGCCAATTTAGCGATGAATAAGTCTGATACCTACGGAACACTAAAGAATATTTTAGACTATTATAGTTTAAACCTGAACGATTTATAA
- a CDS encoding AAA family ATPase, giving the protein MIIRKIQIDNYLCYYDTNSFVLSEGLNIILGENGEGKTKFFEAVDWLFNGENEDLELLVSAKKLSETEIGESFRVRVSMTVEQYGDIKIITRSFVAKKEKENQCSTSSFMIEGIEENSLGERSQVDGTTLLDRVFPFQIRKYSMFKGEADLNIFESDNALVNLINLFSEAKHYDKYSEKGAFLREKAEKAVEDSAKLDRKNANLYKKLEGEISLLEKEKAKFEVHLNSTDDEIRKIEGNLQLAESHVKNADALETLNKRIKEIEEKISFLNGRIDENYTTSLFDENWILVNFEPYHKEFAEKVSEHSKKRRELQSEFDKEKGIKLGEKKAKADLLNNAVPLPTGVPSKAHMEEMLNDQICKVCNREAKKGSDAYEFMMERLKTYLESQVANETDDEEYEQLFKLDYTNRLENLSISHEDNLKNLRSIRTNIKELFEFNNDRKKEIEELNEQLEKEKSERERILGNSSVAEEKLIDVLKNYNAWQDDLKNRNREQLRYTSEYEKLEAQLKIKKEEKDKIDTDSANSFLIKTRNILRDIETIFLDTKEKKFDEFIEKLQSKSNHFFKKINIDAFTGTIVFTRRNKISRTIVEVELQEDGRVFYKPNQSLLTSMHISILFAISELATETKEENFPMIFDAPTSSFGENKTAQFLNLIFETENQKILLIKDFLNNDKTTKALSIKNEFENVRRDKAFWVKLERPFDPNNLKTINTQVITL; this is encoded by the coding sequence ATGATTATCAGAAAGATTCAAATAGACAATTACTTATGTTATTATGACACTAATTCCTTTGTGTTGTCGGAAGGGTTGAATATAATTCTAGGCGAAAACGGGGAAGGAAAAACAAAATTTTTTGAAGCAGTAGATTGGTTATTCAACGGCGAGAATGAAGATCTGGAATTACTTGTTTCTGCAAAGAAATTAAGTGAAACTGAAATTGGCGAAAGCTTCAGGGTAAGGGTTTCAATGACTGTTGAGCAGTATGGCGATATCAAAATAATTACAAGATCCTTTGTTGCTAAAAAGGAGAAAGAAAATCAGTGTTCAACGTCAAGCTTTATGATCGAGGGTATTGAAGAAAATAGTTTGGGTGAGCGAAGTCAAGTTGATGGTACAACTCTTCTCGATAGGGTATTTCCTTTTCAAATCCGAAAGTACTCTATGTTCAAAGGTGAAGCAGATTTGAACATTTTTGAAAGTGACAATGCCCTAGTTAACCTAATCAACTTATTTTCTGAAGCAAAGCACTACGATAAATATTCAGAAAAAGGTGCTTTTCTCAGGGAAAAAGCCGAAAAAGCAGTAGAGGATTCTGCCAAACTTGACAGGAAAAATGCAAACCTTTACAAGAAACTTGAAGGAGAAATTTCACTTCTTGAAAAAGAGAAAGCGAAATTCGAGGTTCATTTAAATTCTACGGATGATGAAATCAGGAAAATTGAAGGGAACTTACAATTAGCAGAAAGTCACGTTAAAAATGCAGATGCTTTAGAAACTTTGAACAAACGGATTAAAGAAATCGAAGAAAAAATTTCTTTTCTCAACGGTAGAATTGATGAAAACTATACCACATCCCTGTTTGATGAAAATTGGATTCTAGTCAATTTCGAACCGTACCATAAAGAATTTGCTGAAAAGGTGTCTGAACATAGCAAAAAACGCAGAGAACTTCAATCTGAGTTTGACAAAGAAAAGGGAATTAAACTAGGTGAGAAAAAAGCAAAAGCAGATTTGCTTAATAATGCGGTTCCACTTCCTACCGGAGTACCTTCAAAGGCCCATATGGAAGAGATGCTCAACGATCAAATATGCAAAGTATGTAACCGTGAAGCAAAAAAGGGTTCTGACGCCTATGAATTTATGATGGAAAGATTAAAAACTTATCTAGAAAGTCAAGTTGCTAATGAAACTGATGACGAAGAGTATGAGCAACTTTTTAAGCTAGATTATACTAATAGGCTGGAGAATTTGAGCATTAGTCACGAAGACAATTTGAAAAATCTACGATCTATTAGAACTAATATTAAAGAACTCTTTGAGTTTAATAATGACAGGAAAAAAGAGATTGAAGAACTTAATGAGCAGTTAGAAAAGGAAAAATCAGAAAGAGAAAGAATTTTGGGTAATTCTAGCGTCGCTGAAGAAAAATTAATAGATGTACTTAAAAATTATAATGCTTGGCAAGATGATTTAAAAAACCGTAACAGGGAACAACTTAGATATACATCTGAATACGAAAAGCTTGAAGCTCAACTGAAAATAAAAAAGGAGGAAAAAGATAAAATTGATACTGACTCTGCTAATTCATTCTTGATTAAGACAAGAAATATATTACGAGATATTGAAACAATCTTTTTAGATACCAAAGAGAAAAAGTTTGATGAGTTTATTGAGAAGCTACAATCAAAGTCAAATCACTTTTTCAAAAAAATTAACATCGATGCGTTCACCGGAACAATTGTGTTCACAAGACGAAATAAGATTAGTCGAACAATAGTCGAAGTCGAGTTGCAAGAGGATGGAAGAGTTTTTTATAAACCAAATCAATCGCTGCTAACTTCAATGCACATCTCAATTCTTTTTGCTATTTCAGAATTGGCTACTGAAACAAAAGAAGAAAATTTTCCGATGATTTTTGATGCACCTACATCATCATTTGGGGAAAACAAAACTGCACAGTTCTTGAACTTAATTTTTGAAACCGAGAACCAAAAAATATTGCTCATTAAAGATTTTCTAAATAATGATAAAACGACCAAAGCACTTTCAATCAAAAATGAATTTGAGAATGTTAGAAGAGATAAAGCTTTTTGGGTAAAACTAGAGAGGCCTTTTGATCCAAATAATTTGAAGACAATTAACACACAAGTAATTACACTATAG
- a CDS encoding cysteine desulfurase family protein, with protein sequence MSQKHNISYLDYNSTTPIDPRVVDAMLPYLKDNFGNSSSTHHFGQIISENVKQARNQIARFIKSEPNEVVFTSGATEAINLSIKGVAESYKDKGKHIITVSTEHKAVLDTCGDLERKGFEVTYLPVEENGLLSLELLESSIRPDTILVSVMYVNNETGVIQPIKKFAEITHQKGALFMTDATQAVGKIAVDVKELDIDLLCFSGHKMYAPKGVGALFIRKNDKRVNITPQTHGGGQETGLRSGTLNVPGIVALAKACEISSLEMNDDRTIISELRDKLEYELLRMPNTALNGDSIKRIYNTTNICFKEQDANVLIGRMRNIAVSNGSACSSAIFEPSHVLKSMGLSNDDALASLRFSLGKYNTIEDVELVVETIRKLTEPQSKYA encoded by the coding sequence GTGAGCCAAAAACATAACATATCATACTTAGATTATAATTCCACCACCCCAATCGATCCAAGGGTGGTTGATGCAATGCTACCTTATTTAAAAGATAATTTTGGCAACTCAAGCAGCACCCATCATTTCGGACAAATAATAAGCGAAAACGTTAAGCAAGCCAGAAACCAAATTGCTCGATTTATAAAATCGGAACCTAATGAAGTTGTCTTCACAAGTGGAGCCACGGAAGCAATTAACCTCTCAATCAAAGGAGTAGCGGAGAGTTACAAAGACAAGGGAAAACATATTATCACAGTTTCAACCGAACATAAAGCAGTTTTAGACACTTGTGGGGATTTGGAAAGAAAAGGTTTTGAGGTGACATATTTGCCAGTTGAAGAAAATGGCTTGTTGAGTTTGGAGCTCTTGGAAAGCTCAATCAGACCTGATACTATACTTGTTTCTGTTATGTATGTTAATAACGAGACAGGAGTGATTCAACCAATCAAAAAATTTGCTGAGATAACCCACCAAAAAGGAGCTCTGTTTATGACAGATGCTACTCAGGCAGTGGGGAAAATTGCAGTTGATGTTAAGGAATTAGATATAGACTTACTTTGTTTCAGTGGACATAAGATGTATGCCCCAAAAGGAGTCGGTGCTTTATTCATAAGAAAGAATGATAAACGAGTAAATATTACACCCCAAACACACGGTGGCGGCCAAGAAACAGGTTTAAGAAGTGGGACACTCAATGTACCTGGAATTGTTGCATTAGCGAAAGCCTGTGAAATTTCTAGCCTTGAAATGAATGACGATAGAACAATCATTTCTGAATTGAGAGATAAACTGGAATATGAATTGTTAAGAATGCCCAATACAGCTTTGAATGGCGATTCAATTAAAAGAATTTATAATACAACTAATATATGCTTCAAAGAACAAGATGCTAATGTGCTAATTGGTAGAATGAGGAACATTGCGGTATCAAATGGTTCGGCTTGTTCATCAGCTATTTTCGAGCCTTCTCACGTTCTCAAATCGATGGGACTTAGTAATGATGATGCACTTGCTTCATTACGTTTTTCATTAGGAAAATATAACACAATTGAAGATGTAGAACTAGTTGTTGAGACCATAAGAAAACTAACTGAACCTCAATCAAAATATGCTTAA
- a CDS encoding DNA sulfur modification protein DndB has product MKIPALKSKIGDWDYYVTTLTFEQVSKYVSKIDEQLHKSDSLKDLIQRSITNNFISIKSYILNQPSVFFNSLVLAVYDDYPDWQEIEFKYDDMETYKMGLLDFPSNHKIFPVDGQHRVEGIKAALKENPEFKTHQIAAIFIGHKNDPEGKQRTRRLFTTLNRYAKPVKLDDIIALDEDDSVAIVTRYMLEEYDLFTDKRVVYAKQKAIPSSNKEAITSIITLYQANVELFNVYFQNKFNKKPTKSKVAEYLKFRPSDDEIEEFKAFCIQYWDAFKNNLSFISDYLNLEVNAAASFRSSETGGNLLFRPIGLIPFIKACLTIYKREDKTFDEILERFNNINFNIDSKPWHYVVWNPIAKKMLMNSTSLTYLLLIYLYDRQLIQGNELQRLKEGYASKISYEQDLDNVLQEIE; this is encoded by the coding sequence ATGAAAATACCAGCATTAAAATCGAAAATAGGAGATTGGGATTATTATGTAACTACCCTGACTTTTGAACAAGTGAGTAAGTATGTCTCAAAAATTGATGAACAGCTGCATAAATCAGATTCACTGAAAGATTTGATTCAGAGAAGTATTACGAACAATTTTATAAGTATTAAAAGTTATATTCTCAATCAACCTTCTGTTTTTTTCAATTCCCTTGTGCTAGCAGTTTACGACGACTATCCCGATTGGCAAGAGATTGAGTTTAAGTATGATGATATGGAGACCTATAAAATGGGCTTGCTGGATTTTCCAAGTAATCATAAAATTTTTCCAGTCGATGGCCAACATCGAGTAGAAGGTATTAAGGCAGCCTTAAAAGAGAACCCTGAATTTAAGACTCATCAAATAGCTGCAATTTTTATTGGTCATAAAAATGATCCAGAAGGAAAACAACGGACCAGAAGGTTATTTACAACTTTGAATCGATATGCAAAACCGGTGAAATTGGATGATATTATTGCGCTAGACGAAGATGATTCGGTAGCAATAGTAACTAGATATATGCTAGAAGAGTATGATTTATTTACCGACAAAAGAGTGGTTTATGCAAAACAGAAAGCCATACCTAGTAGCAACAAAGAAGCCATAACATCTATTATAACCTTGTATCAAGCTAATGTTGAGTTGTTTAATGTTTATTTCCAGAACAAATTCAATAAAAAACCAACTAAAAGTAAGGTTGCTGAATATCTAAAATTTAGACCCTCTGATGATGAAATAGAAGAGTTTAAAGCTTTTTGTATTCAATATTGGGATGCGTTTAAAAATAATCTTTCATTTATATCAGATTACCTAAACTTAGAAGTTAATGCCGCTGCATCTTTTAGAAGCAGTGAAACAGGAGGAAATCTTCTTTTCCGTCCAATTGGTCTTATTCCATTTATCAAAGCGTGCTTAACAATTTATAAAAGGGAAGACAAGACCTTTGATGAGATTTTAGAAAGATTTAATAATATCAATTTTAATATAGATAGTAAACCCTGGCATTATGTTGTCTGGAATCCTATAGCAAAGAAAATGTTGATGAATTCCACTTCACTGACTTATTTGCTATTGATATACTTATATGATAGACAACTAATTCAAGGAAATGAATTGCAAAGGTTGAAAGAAGGATATGCCTCTAAAATTTCCTATGAACAGGATTTAGATAATGTTTTACAAGAAATCGAGTGA